One Candidatus Niyogibacteria bacterium CG10_big_fil_rev_8_21_14_0_10_46_36 DNA window includes the following coding sequences:
- a CDS encoding GTPase — MKLLFVYNADSGILSSLKDTVHKAVSPNTYQCNLCKVTFGTTSMKESWKSFVESLPYDVEFLHRDEFQEQYPEKNDEPLPALFIIEDESIESAISAETINKAHSVTDLITTVSSFLERMNKDKNI; from the coding sequence ATGAAATTACTTTTTGTATACAACGCAGATAGTGGCATCCTCTCGTCTCTTAAAGATACCGTCCATAAGGCTGTGTCACCCAACACGTACCAATGTAATCTTTGCAAGGTGACATTCGGGACTACCTCAATGAAAGAGAGTTGGAAATCTTTTGTTGAATCGCTTCCGTATGATGTGGAGTTTTTGCATCGTGACGAATTTCAAGAACAATACCCAGAAAAGAATGACGAACCATTGCCAGCACTTTTTATTATTGAAGACGAATCAATTGAATCAGCGATTTCTGCCGAGACAATCAATAAGGCACATTCGGTTACAGATTTGATTACGACCGTCTCGTCATTTCTAGAAAGAATGAATAAAGATAAAAACATATGA
- a CDS encoding cytochrome C biogenesis protein: MIELSIGFAIASFVAGLLTFLAPCTLPLVPAYLGFISGVDQDALKNPETSKAARRKIFLNGLAFIAGFSLIFIAFGVLAGFAGTALAPYRIWLARIGGVLVILFGLFMLGFFKLPFFQSDKRIPIPKWLTLGKPSSSFFIGGTFALGWTPCVGPILGSILLLAGTSGTALQGGLMLTIFSFGLAIPFLIIAFAFSKATAYIERISKYLKWVSIVGGVFLILLGLLLVTDNFGLTIQYGYELFDFINYEGLLEYL, encoded by the coding sequence ATGATTGAACTTAGTATAGGATTTGCCATAGCATCATTTGTCGCAGGATTACTTACATTTCTTGCGCCATGTACGTTGCCGCTTGTGCCGGCATATCTTGGCTTCATAAGTGGTGTTGACCAAGACGCTCTAAAAAATCCAGAAACTTCTAAAGCAGCTCGACGAAAGATATTTCTTAATGGGCTTGCTTTCATTGCCGGGTTCTCATTGATTTTCATAGCATTTGGTGTCTTGGCAGGGTTTGCCGGCACGGCACTCGCACCATATCGTATCTGGCTTGCGCGCATTGGTGGGGTGCTTGTGATTCTTTTCGGTCTTTTTATGCTGGGCTTTTTTAAACTTCCGTTTTTCCAGAGTGACAAACGAATTCCCATTCCAAAATGGCTAACACTCGGAAAGCCATCAAGCTCTTTCTTTATTGGTGGCACCTTTGCACTCGGTTGGACGCCATGCGTCGGGCCCATTCTCGGATCAATTCTTCTCCTTGCCGGTACTTCTGGCACTGCGCTTCAAGGTGGTCTGATGCTAACAATATTCTCATTCGGTCTTGCTATTCCGTTTCTGATAATCGCGTTTGCATTTTCTAAAGCTACAGCCTACATAGAGCGTATCTCAAAATACCTTAAGTGGGTATCGATTGTCGGGGGTGTGTTCTTAATTCTCCTTGGTTTGCTTCTAGTAACGGATAACTTTGGGCTTACCATTCAGTATGGGTATGAGTTGTTTGACTTTATTAACTATGAAGGTTTGTTAGAGTATTTATAA